One genomic segment of Scomber japonicus isolate fScoJap1 chromosome 23, fScoJap1.pri, whole genome shotgun sequence includes these proteins:
- the msrb3 gene encoding methionine-R-sulfoxide reductase B3 isoform X3, producing the protein MSGFNLLHLITKSQPVTLRSCSLPTGPCRTKKTWPVSFSQEEIRKRLTPIQYHVTQERGTESAFTGEFTHHKDDGTYACVVCGALLFSSNTKFDSGSGWPSFFDLVKEESITLSDDYSYGMHRVETTCSQCGGHLGHLFDDGPKPTGKRYCINSASLAFQPKDTVSSTTATGEAASSSVSNGKTEF; encoded by the exons ATGTCGGGCTTCAATCTGCTGCATCTAATAACCAAGAGTCAGCCTGTAACTCTGAGGTCCTGCAGTCTTCCCACAG GACCATGTCGGACTAAGAAGACCTGGCCAGTGAGCTTCTCTCAGGAAGAGATAAGGAAACGCCTCACACCAATACAGTATCATGTTACCCAGGAGAGAGGAACTGAGAG TGCCTTCACAGGAGAATTCACACATCATAAAGATGATGGGACCTATGCTTGTGTTGTCTGCGGGGCTCTGTTATTCAG CTCAAACACTAAATTTGACTCAGGATCAG GTTGGCCATCCTTCTTTGACCTGGTGAAAGAGGAGTCCATCACTCTGTCAGATGATTATTCCTATGGGATGCACAGAGTGGAGACCACCTGCAGCCAG tGTGGAGGTCATCTGGGACACTTGTTTGATGATGGACCAAAACCCACAGGAAAACGCTACTGCATCAACTCGGCCTCACTTGCTTTCCAGCCCAAAGACACAGTATCCTCCACCACGGCTACAGGTGAAGCTGCCAGCAGTTCAGTGAGCAACGGGAAGACAGAGTTCTGA
- the msrb3 gene encoding methionine-R-sulfoxide reductase B3 isoform X2: MAVLRRGLFMALHHALRQGNSSVCHPALPAALLGPCRTKKTWPVSFSQEEIRKRLTPIQYHVTQERGTESAFTGEFTHHKDDGTYACVVCGALLFSSNTKFDSGSGWPSFFDLVKEESITLSDDYSYGMHRVETTCSQCGGHLGHLFDDGPKPTGKRYCINSASLAFQPKDTVSSTTATGEAASSSVSNGKTEF; the protein is encoded by the exons ATGGCTGTCCTCAGACGTGGGCTCTTCATGGCCCTGCATCATGCCCTTCGGCAAGGCAACAGCTCAGTCTGCCACCCTGCACTGCCTGCTGCACTGCTAG GACCATGTCGGACTAAGAAGACCTGGCCAGTGAGCTTCTCTCAGGAAGAGATAAGGAAACGCCTCACACCAATACAGTATCATGTTACCCAGGAGAGAGGAACTGAGAG TGCCTTCACAGGAGAATTCACACATCATAAAGATGATGGGACCTATGCTTGTGTTGTCTGCGGGGCTCTGTTATTCAG CTCAAACACTAAATTTGACTCAGGATCAG GTTGGCCATCCTTCTTTGACCTGGTGAAAGAGGAGTCCATCACTCTGTCAGATGATTATTCCTATGGGATGCACAGAGTGGAGACCACCTGCAGCCAG tGTGGAGGTCATCTGGGACACTTGTTTGATGATGGACCAAAACCCACAGGAAAACGCTACTGCATCAACTCGGCCTCACTTGCTTTCCAGCCCAAAGACACAGTATCCTCCACCACGGCTACAGGTGAAGCTGCCAGCAGTTCAGTGAGCAACGGGAAGACAGAGTTCTGA